A genomic region of Mycobacterium sp. Aquia_213 contains the following coding sequences:
- a CDS encoding MinD/ParA family ATP-binding protein, with translation MNERDEFLRDRLQPDRPGTPAAPAEPRSRDHRSAPPAAFAPPSQQRPAPPPYPPRQAPQPPPPRPPAAPPPAPRQPPVAPQRQHVAPPPPRRPAAPPVPPPTPVIPPSAPDTALVPIAGAELPDTGWRRILRLLTFGLVNLGPSPAQRQDAQFEAAIRTGFRGSHKVGVVGKGGVGKTSVAASVGSLFAELRRGQDHVVAIDADTAFGRLSSRIDPHSTSSFWELTADKNLETFTDVAGRVGRNSVGLHVLAGEPASGPRRVLDPAIYREAASRLDRHFTISVIDCGSTMDSPVTQEVLRDLDALIVVSSPWADGASAAARTMEWLSDQGMTELLHNTIVVLNDSDGHADKRTRALLAREFVDHGQPVVEVPYDPHLRPGGVIDVTHEMAGPTRRKLLQATAMIAGFFGASPARPTGQQG, from the coding sequence ATGAACGAGCGCGACGAATTCCTGCGGGACCGTCTGCAGCCCGACCGGCCCGGCACCCCCGCCGCCCCGGCGGAGCCGCGTTCCAGGGACCACCGAAGCGCGCCGCCCGCCGCTTTTGCCCCGCCATCGCAGCAGCGACCCGCCCCGCCGCCGTATCCGCCACGCCAGGCACCCCAGCCACCCCCACCGCGGCCGCCCGCGGCACCCCCGCCGGCGCCGCGTCAGCCGCCGGTCGCACCCCAGCGCCAGCACGTCGCTCCCCCTCCCCCGCGGCGCCCCGCCGCGCCGCCGGTTCCTCCCCCCACGCCCGTCATCCCGCCGTCAGCGCCCGACACCGCCCTCGTGCCGATCGCCGGGGCCGAACTCCCCGACACCGGGTGGCGACGCATCCTGCGGCTGCTCACCTTTGGCCTCGTCAACCTGGGCCCGTCGCCCGCACAACGCCAAGACGCCCAATTCGAAGCCGCCATCCGGACCGGTTTCCGCGGCAGCCACAAGGTCGGCGTCGTGGGTAAGGGCGGGGTGGGGAAAACCTCCGTCGCCGCCAGCGTCGGATCGCTGTTCGCCGAGCTCCGTCGCGGGCAAGATCACGTGGTGGCGATCGACGCCGACACGGCGTTCGGCCGGTTGAGCAGCCGGATCGACCCGCATTCGACGAGTTCGTTCTGGGAACTGACCGCCGACAAGAACCTCGAGACCTTCACCGATGTGGCCGGGCGGGTGGGCCGCAATTCGGTCGGCCTGCATGTGCTGGCCGGCGAACCGGCATCCGGTCCGCGCCGGGTGCTGGATCCCGCGATCTACCGAGAAGCGGCGTCGCGGCTGGACCGCCATTTCACGATCTCGGTCATCGACTGCGGCTCGACGATGGATTCACCCGTCACCCAGGAAGTCCTGCGCGACCTGGATGCGCTGATCGTGGTGTCCTCGCCGTGGGCCGATGGGGCGTCCGCGGCGGCGCGGACCATGGAATGGCTCTCGGATCAGGGCATGACCGAGTTGTTGCACAACACGATCGTGGTGCTCAACGACTCCGACGGGCACGCCGACAAACGCACCCGGGCGCTGCTGGCCCGCGAGTTCGTCGATCACGGACAGCCGGTGGTCGAGGTGCCCTACGACCCTCATCTGCGCCCGGGCGGCGTCATCGACGTGACGCACGAGATGGCGGGCCCCACGCGGCGTAAGTTGCTGCAGGCCACCGCGATGATCGCCGGGTTTTTCGGGGCGAGCCCCGCCCGTCCGACTGGCCAGCAGGGCTGA